From Anopheles funestus chromosome 3RL, idAnoFuneDA-416_04, whole genome shotgun sequence, a single genomic window includes:
- the LOC125769225 gene encoding alpha-tocopherol transfer protein-like — MSKFAAYSVDKNVKQYDEYKFTLPELYREVAKEELREDAIVREKALTEMRHWIVNNPHILKCRMDSKFLLRFLRFRQFSVPMACEALERYLTMREMYPSWFKNLDASSEKMKELFMGGATSIVGQDSKGRTVVLFRIARFVPEMFEPPTGGIFIALLIEAMLEWEEVQIGGLQVMVDYTDMDLKLFEKWGSSELRLIMEAYSRWYPMRYNDTHAAKLPKKALPIIEKILSFTNPKIRERINCYANVSEMEKHFEPTMAPKGYGGTVDLDGDVNPAMWKRIEQQRDVILGLDRMEIDYDYYAPIWDEQNAALAAETPSV; from the exons ATGTCGAAGTTTGCGGCATATTCCGTGGATAAAAACGTGAAGCAGTACGACGAGTATAAGTTCACTCTACCTGAGCTGTATCGTGAGGTGGCCAAGGAGGAACTCCGTGAGGATGCTATTGTGCGGGAGAAAGCTTTGACGGAAATGCGCCACTGGATCGTGAACAATCCTCACATCCTTAAGTGCCGTATGGATTCGAAGTTCCTATTGCGATTTCTACGATTCCGTCAATTCTCGGTACCAATGGCTTGTGAGGCACTGGAGCGCTATCTGACGATGCGTGAAATGTATCCGAGCTGGTTCAAGAACTTGGACGCTAGCAGTGAGAAAATGAAGGAACTATTCATGGGAGGTGCTACCTCAATTGTCGGTCAGGACAGCAAAGGTCGCACGGTGGTATTGTTTCGTATCGCACGCTTTGTGCCGGAGATGTTTGAACCACCAACTGGCGGTATATTCATTGCCCTGCTGATAGAAGCCATGCTCGAATGGGAGGAAGTACAAATCGGTGGTTTACAGGTGATGGTGGATTACACCGATATGGATCTGAAGCTATTCGAAAAGTGGGGTTCTTCAGAGCTGAGGCTGATCATGGAAGCTTACTCGCGCTGGTACCCCATGCGGTACAACGATACGCACGCTGCCAAGCTCCCGAAGAAAGCGCTGCCTATTATAGAGAAAATTCTTTCCTTCACTAACCCGAAGATAAGGGAGCGCATCAAT TGCTACGCAAACGTGTCCGAGATGGAGAAACATTTCGAACCTACGATGGCACCGAAAGGCTATGGTGGGACTGTTGATCTGGATGGCGACGTTAATCCAGCAATGTGGAAACGCATCGAACAGCAGCGGGATGTCATTCTTGGTCTGGATCGCATGGAGATCGATTACGACTACTATGCACCGATTTGGGATGAGCAAAATGCTGCATTAGCGGCCGAGACGCCATCGGTTTAA
- the LOC125769220 gene encoding retinaldehyde-binding protein 1-like, translating into MAPLLTSYSVDKSPKVYDEYKFTLPELYREMAKEELREDDAVREKALSEMRHWIAENPYIFKCRTDAKFLLRFLRYRQFSVPMACEALERYLTVRELYPSWFKNLDYTDDVMKQIFHNGPFTLLGWDTTGRMVGLSRFSRFDGDNHSPSQDARFMALVMETMLESEEFQIGGCNILLDFQDSTVNNFEKWSTSDLKIMMEAYSHAYPLRYGDIHSAALPKYGVPVIDTFLSFANPKMREKISCYSTVDEMEKYFESPLKPAMYGGTLNLEEANRSLWKRFEEYHDVVVGLDRMEIDMDYYSSRWNFEGATPDEIAAGAMFKRLRMC; encoded by the exons ATGGCTCCGCTACTCACTTCTTATTCGGTGGACAAAAGTCCCAAAGTTTACGATGAGTACAAGTTCACTCTACCGGAGTTGTATCGTGAGATGGCCAAGGAGGAACTCCGTGAAGATGATGCCGTACGTGAAAAAGCTTTGTCGGAAATGCGCCATTGGATTGCAGAAAACCCGTACATCTTCAAGTGCCGTACGGATGCGAAGTTCTTGTTGCGATTTCTACGCTACCGTCAGTTCTCAGTTCCCATGGCATGTGAGGCACTGGAGCGTTATCTGACCGTCAGGGAGCTGTATCCGAGCTGGTTTAAGAACCTGGACTATACCGATGACGTGATGAAGCAAATTTTCCACAACGGTCCATTTACCTTGCTCGGTTGGGATACTACTGGCCGGATGGTGGGACTTTCGCGCTTCAGTAGGTTCGATGGTGATAACCATAGTCCCTCGCAAGACGCTCGCTTTATGGCGTTGGTTATGGAGACGATGCTCGAGAGCGAAGAGTTCCAGATAGGTGGTTGTAACATTCTGCTCGACTTTCAAGATAGTACCGTGAACAACTTTGAAAAATGGAGTACGTCGGATTTGAAAATCATGATGGAAGCGTATAGTCACGCATACCCATTGAGATATGGAGACATTCATTCGGCAGCGCTACCAAAATATGGCGTTCCCGTCATCGATACATTTTTGTCATTCGCCAATCCGAAGATGCGTGAAAAAATCAGT tGCTATTCAACCGTTGATgagatggaaaaatatttcgaaTCACCATTAAAACCTGCGATGTACGGTGGAACGCTGAATTTGGAAGAAGCGAATCGGTCTTTGTGGAAACGTTTTGAGGAATATCACGACGTAGTGGTCGGACTCGATCGCATGGAGATCGATATGGATTATTATTCGTCCCGCTGGAACTTTGAAGGAGCCACACCGGACGAGATTGCAGCCGGAGCCATGTTCAAGCGGTTGCGTATGTGCTAA
- the LOC125769221 gene encoding retinaldehyde-binding protein 1-like, whose amino-acid sequence MASKQLPYPVDKSSKLHDEYKFTLPEVYREVAKEELREDDAVREKALSEMRHWIAENPYIFKCRTDAKFLLRFLRYRQFSVPMACEALERYLTVRELYPSWFKNLDCTDSIMKEILDYEPFTYLGQDGSGRSAFLIRYGRFNGEKHSPLQDARYMALVLETVLEWEEFQIGGCQAFIDYRDTTVNNFEKWSLSELKTIMDVYSRSYPLRYGDIHAAKMPKFALPVVETLLSFANPKFREKIRCYSSISDLEKHMEDSWKPTTYGGTVDFDELNRKFRKRIEDQRQIVLGLDDMEIDVEHYASLWDSEHVLAEEAVAGAMLEQLNIQ is encoded by the exons ATGGCATCGAAGCAGCTTCCCTACCCGGTTGATAAGAGTTCTAAGTTGCACGATGAGTACAAGTTCACTCTACCGGAGGTGTATCGTGAGGTGGCCAAGGAGGAACTCCGTGAGGATGATGCCGTACGTGAAAAAGCTTTGTCGGAAATGCGCCATTGGATTGCGGAAAACCCGTACATCTTCAAGTGCCGTACGGATGCGAAGTTCTTGTTGCGATTTCTACGCTACCGTCAGTTCTCAGTTCCCATGGCATGTGAGGCACTGGAGCGTTATCTAACCGTCCGGGAGCTGTATCCGAGCTGGTTTAAGAACCTGGACTGTACTGATTCTATCATGAAGGAAATATTGGACTACGAACCATTCACCTACCTCGGCCAGGATGGATCAGGCCGTTCCGCATTTCTAATACGATATGGACGGTTCAATGGTGAAAAGCACAGCCCACTGCAAGACGCTCGTTATATGGCACTGGTACTGGAAACGGTGCTCGAGTGGGAAGAGTTCCAGATTGGTGGGTGTCAAGCTTTTATTGACTATCGCGATACCACCGTTAATAACTTTGAAAAATGGAGCTTAAGCGAGCTGAAAACCATTATGGATGTGTACAGTCGATCGTACCCTTTGCGCTACGGGGATATTCATGCAGCAAAGATGCCAAAGTTTGCTCTCCCTGTTGTAGAAACGCTTCTTTCATTCGCAAATCCGAAGTTTCGCGAAAAAATCAga TGCTACTCGTCGATATCGGATTTGGAGAAACATATGGAAGATTCATGGAAACCGACAACGTACGGTGGAACGGTTGATTTTGATGAACTTAATCGAAAATTCCGTAAACGTATCGAAGATCAACGTCAGATTGTTCTGGGACTGGATGACATGGAGATCGATGTAGAGCACTACGCGTCCCTGTGGGATTCGGAGCATGTTTTGGCTGAGGAAGCAGTGGCTGGGGCAATGCTGGAGCAATTGAACAtacaatga